A genomic segment from Gemmatimonas aurantiaca encodes:
- a CDS encoding ATP-binding protein yields the protein MHPSLSSLRTRLLLLVAAAYLPAVGLTLWTIMRDREEAFDHVRKHLTQLVGSAAHEDDLLIASGRRIIGTWAQVPEIINGNRTECEAAFARLSRFAPSAILPTRVNAEGQVDCGGPVPPGGAGLVGDGPIASRILLADSATQGNHLPATADREALAPLSIALRDSTGRFAGVLSIGFRMTWLNRLATNTELPDSVQLSIVDSTGFVLAAIPGMPGVVGTRIPGLNALIEQDRQTLSPESGVVIRKSRDGILRLVAYHQLSSDDEHFVRLALTMSPDVAYAAPNERARVRLFFLVVAGAVALVIAWFGAEALVLRDVNALLAATKRLGTGDLSARTGVSGTTGEIRQLADAFDTMASQLEVRQERMRHAERMESLGRLAGGVAHDFNNLLTAIVGSADLALDELPPDHPARAELQTIKASASRSGSLTRQLLDFSRRAPLSNAPQRLDAIVQGAAALLVRVMPASVTVDVRTSSHKLVRVDAGRIEQAIMNLAVNSRDAMPNGGLLTIELDDVDIKEPTVPDLPPPGSWVRLQVRDTGHGMSPDVLKRIFEPFFTTKGVGQGTGLGLAMVYGTVQYHGGHIHVCSTPNEGTTVVIWFPEASLSRDETPHTATVPDPLEVPTHVLVAEDQPEVRSLLQRILTKAGFLVTAVENGHEAISVSRSLPTPVDLLITDYDMPHVRGDAVALTLRAINPGLPIVLISGFTRDGWPTELLASAATVVMDKPFSAQDLLTAVYSARHATPPAGTPTSTTAPPDRN from the coding sequence TTGCATCCTTCGCTGTCGAGCCTTCGGACGCGCCTGCTGTTGCTGGTGGCGGCGGCGTATCTCCCCGCCGTCGGATTGACGTTGTGGACGATCATGCGCGACCGGGAAGAAGCCTTCGACCACGTGCGCAAGCACCTCACGCAGCTGGTCGGATCGGCAGCGCATGAAGATGATCTGCTGATCGCCTCCGGCCGGCGGATCATCGGCACCTGGGCGCAGGTTCCGGAGATCATCAACGGCAATCGCACGGAATGTGAAGCCGCGTTCGCGCGTCTCTCGCGCTTCGCGCCGTCGGCCATCCTGCCGACCCGTGTGAATGCGGAAGGACAGGTCGACTGTGGCGGACCGGTGCCGCCCGGCGGCGCCGGCCTCGTGGGCGACGGCCCCATCGCATCGCGGATCCTCCTGGCCGATTCGGCGACGCAGGGCAATCACCTGCCGGCCACCGCCGATCGCGAGGCACTCGCGCCGCTCTCGATCGCCCTGCGCGATTCCACCGGACGATTTGCCGGCGTGCTGTCGATCGGATTCCGCATGACCTGGCTCAATCGCCTGGCCACGAACACCGAATTGCCGGACAGTGTGCAACTCTCGATCGTCGACTCCACGGGTTTCGTCCTGGCCGCGATTCCGGGAATGCCGGGCGTGGTGGGCACGAGAATACCCGGTCTGAACGCACTGATCGAACAGGATCGACAGACCCTCTCGCCCGAGAGCGGTGTCGTGATCCGCAAGAGCCGCGACGGCATCCTCCGCCTCGTCGCCTATCATCAATTGTCCAGTGACGACGAGCACTTCGTGCGTCTGGCCCTGACCATGTCGCCGGACGTGGCCTATGCCGCACCCAATGAACGCGCGCGTGTGCGGTTGTTCTTTCTCGTCGTGGCCGGTGCGGTGGCGCTGGTGATCGCCTGGTTCGGCGCGGAGGCGTTGGTGCTGCGCGATGTCAACGCCCTGCTCGCCGCCACGAAGCGTCTGGGCACCGGAGATCTCTCGGCGCGCACCGGCGTGTCGGGAACGACGGGAGAGATCCGTCAGTTGGCCGATGCCTTCGACACCATGGCCTCGCAGCTCGAAGTGCGTCAGGAGCGCATGCGGCACGCCGAGCGCATGGAATCGCTGGGCCGACTCGCCGGTGGCGTCGCGCATGATTTCAACAACCTGCTCACCGCCATCGTGGGCAGTGCCGACCTCGCGCTCGATGAGCTGCCGCCGGACCATCCGGCGCGGGCCGAATTGCAGACCATCAAGGCATCGGCGAGTCGTTCGGGATCCCTCACGAGACAGCTGCTCGACTTCTCGCGGCGCGCGCCGCTGAGCAATGCTCCGCAGCGGCTCGATGCCATCGTGCAGGGCGCGGCCGCGCTGCTGGTCCGGGTGATGCCGGCCTCGGTCACCGTCGACGTGCGCACCTCCAGCCACAAGCTGGTGCGGGTCGATGCGGGTCGCATCGAACAGGCCATCATGAATCTCGCGGTGAATTCGCGCGATGCGATGCCCAACGGCGGCCTGCTCACGATCGAACTCGACGATGTCGACATCAAAGAGCCGACGGTCCCCGATCTGCCTCCACCGGGATCGTGGGTGCGTTTGCAGGTGCGCGACACCGGGCACGGCATGTCGCCCGATGTGCTCAAGCGCATCTTCGAACCGTTCTTCACCACCAAGGGCGTGGGACAGGGCACGGGACTCGGGCTCGCCATGGTGTATGGCACGGTGCAGTACCACGGCGGACACATTCATGTCTGCAGTACCCCGAACGAAGGCACCACGGTCGTCATCTGGTTTCCCGAGGCCAGTCTGTCGCGCGACGAGACACCGCACACGGCCACCGTCCCCGATCCCCTCGAAGTGCCCACGCACGTTCTCGTGGCGGAGGATCAACCGGAAGTGCGCAGTCTGCTGCAGCGCATCCTCACCAAAGCCGGCTTCCTGGTGACCGCCGTGGAGAACGGCCATGAAGCCATCTCGGTGAGCCGGTCACTCCCGACACCGGTGGATCTGCTCATCACCGACTACGACATGCCGCACGTGCGCGGCGATGCGGTGGCCCTGACGTTGCGCGCGATCAATCCGGGGCTGCCGATCGTGCTCATTTCGGGTTTCACCCGAGATGGGTGGCCGACCGAATTGCTCGCCTCCGCCGCCACCGTCGTCATGGACAAGCCCTTCTCGGCGCAGGATCTCCTGACTGCCGTGTACAGCGCGCGCCACGCCACACCGCCCGCGGGAACACCGACCTCGACGACCGCGCCGCCGGACCGGAACTGA
- a CDS encoding Ig-like domain-containing protein yields the protein MAMVAMAACSSDSTSPVPTPAAVASVVVNPTTASVVAGATTTLTAIARDAQNNTLSGRTITWTSSATNIATVSAAGVVTGVAAGSASITATSEGRSAVAQITVTAVPVASVTVTPAMDTLVAGDTVTLTAVVRDAQNNVLTGRILNWTSSTPNIATVSATGVVTAVAAGTARIMAASEGHTAEAQILVTARVIPVASVFVSPGLDTMLVGDSLAFTAIPRDAQNNGLPGRTITWTSSNATVATVSATGMVRALATGTITLTASSEGKNGTATVVVQPRVRPVAVTIEGALDTLEAYDTRQLQAAVRDSAGRPIVGLPVTWTSSNAAVATIDSTGLLTGIDRGTVTITARHGTLSATVQRVVVIKYRSLALGTGHACDLASGGIAWCWGLNSTDARLGDAQVGDEVHRTSPVLVPGNHRFTQLVAFARFTCGLRTDGVAMCWGNNGWGSLGGGTTASYSANPVAVAGGHRFVKLSAGIDHACGITTASVGNAVCWGHNDWGQFGVGNTSSPTGPVAAGTVGAIPQFQTIEAGGYHTCAITIANAAYCWGFNGLGQTGDGNRISYGNTYSTAPTLVTGGLAFRSIVPAYQYTCGITLDNVGYCWGSNNGKLGDGTSTDASTPRAIAGGHRFTQISAGFNHSCGLTTLEQIYCWGSNGNGQLGNPAATATSPVLAIAGVKGAEVQVSGIGTGSSSFTCAVSKDRLTTWCWGRNDFGQLGNGQRSTAAAVNASATVVVGQRPL from the coding sequence ATGGCAATGGTTGCCATGGCAGCCTGCAGCAGCGACAGCACTTCCCCCGTTCCCACGCCTGCCGCGGTGGCCAGTGTCGTCGTGAATCCCACCACGGCTTCGGTGGTGGCCGGTGCCACCACCACACTCACGGCCATCGCCCGTGATGCGCAGAACAACACCCTGAGTGGCCGTACCATCACCTGGACCTCGTCGGCCACGAACATCGCCACGGTGAGTGCGGCCGGTGTGGTCACCGGTGTCGCGGCCGGCAGCGCCTCGATCACCGCGACGAGCGAAGGACGCAGCGCGGTGGCGCAGATCACCGTCACCGCCGTACCGGTGGCATCCGTGACCGTCACGCCTGCCATGGACACGCTGGTCGCGGGCGACACGGTTACGCTGACGGCGGTGGTGCGCGATGCGCAGAACAACGTGCTCACGGGCCGTATTCTCAACTGGACGTCATCGACGCCGAACATCGCCACCGTGAGTGCCACGGGTGTGGTGACGGCGGTGGCCGCAGGCACCGCGCGCATCATGGCGGCGAGCGAAGGTCATACGGCCGAAGCGCAGATTCTCGTCACCGCGCGGGTGATTCCGGTGGCGTCGGTATTCGTCTCGCCGGGGCTCGACACGATGCTCGTGGGCGATTCGCTGGCGTTCACGGCCATCCCGCGTGATGCGCAGAACAACGGACTGCCGGGTCGCACGATCACGTGGACGTCGTCGAACGCGACGGTGGCAACGGTGAGCGCGACCGGTATGGTGCGCGCGCTCGCGACCGGGACGATCACCCTCACGGCATCGTCCGAAGGCAAGAACGGCACGGCGACCGTCGTCGTTCAGCCGCGCGTGAGACCCGTCGCGGTCACGATCGAAGGCGCACTGGATACGCTCGAAGCGTACGATACGCGACAGTTGCAGGCTGCGGTGCGTGATTCCGCCGGTCGCCCGATCGTGGGACTGCCGGTGACGTGGACGTCGTCGAATGCGGCGGTGGCCACCATCGACAGCACGGGTCTGCTGACGGGTATCGATCGTGGGACGGTGACCATCACCGCGCGTCACGGCACGTTGTCCGCGACGGTGCAGCGGGTGGTGGTGATCAAGTACCGCTCACTGGCGCTCGGCACGGGACACGCCTGCGATCTCGCGAGCGGTGGTATTGCTTGGTGCTGGGGTCTGAACAGCACGGATGCGCGTCTGGGCGATGCCCAGGTGGGCGACGAGGTGCATCGCACGTCGCCGGTGCTCGTGCCGGGCAATCATCGCTTCACGCAGCTCGTGGCCTTCGCGCGGTTCACCTGCGGTTTGCGCACCGACGGTGTGGCGATGTGCTGGGGCAACAACGGATGGGGGTCGCTGGGCGGCGGCACGACCGCGAGCTATTCGGCCAATCCGGTGGCCGTGGCCGGTGGCCATCGTTTCGTCAAGCTGTCGGCGGGGATCGATCACGCCTGTGGCATCACGACGGCGTCGGTGGGCAACGCGGTCTGCTGGGGCCACAACGACTGGGGACAGTTCGGTGTCGGCAACACGTCGAGCCCCACCGGACCGGTGGCGGCCGGCACCGTGGGTGCGATCCCGCAGTTCCAGACCATCGAAGCCGGTGGCTACCACACCTGCGCGATCACGATCGCCAATGCGGCGTACTGCTGGGGTTTCAATGGGCTCGGTCAGACCGGTGACGGCAACCGCATCTCGTACGGCAACACCTACAGCACCGCGCCGACACTCGTGACCGGTGGACTCGCTTTCCGATCGATCGTGCCGGCCTATCAGTACACCTGCGGTATCACGCTCGACAACGTGGGTTACTGCTGGGGCAGCAACAACGGCAAGCTGGGTGACGGAACGAGCACCGATGCGTCGACCCCGCGTGCCATCGCCGGTGGCCATCGTTTCACGCAGATCTCGGCGGGCTTCAACCACAGCTGCGGTCTCACGACGCTCGAACAGATCTACTGCTGGGGCAGCAATGGGAATGGTCAGTTGGGCAACCCCGCCGCGACAGCGACCTCTCCCGTACTGGCCATCGCCGGTGTGAAGGGGGCGGAAGTGCAGGTGTCGGGCATCGGCACGGGATCGTCGAGCTTCACCTGCGCCGTTTCGAAGGATCGTCTCACGACGTGGTGCTGGGGCCGCAACGACTTCGGACAGCTGGGCAATGGACAGCGCAGCACGGCCGCGGCCGTGAATGCGAGTGCCACGGTGGTCGTGGGGCAGCGTCCGCTGTAA